A part of Candidatus Hydrogenedentota bacterium genomic DNA contains:
- a CDS encoding immunoglobulin domain-containing protein: MLKRASAYNASVSAPLIPTLTGGPATAGYCETNYWNKTETEARLAYTGGPELVKFASGVDSVFAGFHQIMVANTGSTTATGLRLTIPGYTPILVGGTGDLGAGQVWTVVVDDSVPLGGIALSDPVAITGQPAGANLYTGESHTMQVQIAHGTGTILYQWRRYGMDIPDATTQSYSIVNAQLADAGEYTCAVTDDTHTVVSEAATVLVAEPLTIAVHPQSQNAYVGDVLVLTVIPQGGLGTLSYRWFKNNVEMSGWVGNFVRFDPLTQPTPEGMPDWFSCIVSDLRTARQSNVAYVNVGNAITFTSQPLDGFHYTGASHTFSVTAIGGGGGSLSYQWMKDGEPIPDATVALYEMNNLQPDDAGYYLCVVRDAWDTPKASNPAELGVGDPLQITQQPQGKDAYTGQSHTLSVVVENGVGSVTFQWRKNGGDISGATDATLTLSPLAPGDSGTYTCLVRDQIDSLLTADAVVRVADAIQIVSHPAGGTHAPGASHSFVVTATGGYGALHYQWRKDGADLLDATTSTLALTDLAPGDTGAYRCAISDDFLLEPILSDVATLWVGSPLGITQQPQSGHVYAGGSYSMSVTVSGGYGPVAYQWIHDEADVANATTATLSFPSAALGDAGMYVCRVTDAQGSIESLPATLEVANPLVITGHPEGAILPAGQPYTLTVSADGGFAPLGYLWSRNGSPLSGATGASYAIASMNPQHIGTYRCAVTDAKGTGVESDGAFVGMENMLTIVSQPQSVTRHEGESCAFEVAVAGATGTVEYHWLKDNQPAPGNGTASRYEIASVTPADAGEYVCEVSDESPMTLTTTPATLTVLTETFPLPLAGFAGLSLAAAACILAAVRRMRR; this comes from the coding sequence GTGTTGAAACGCGCCAGCGCGTACAACGCCTCGGTGAGCGCGCCGCTGATACCGACGTTGACGGGCGGCCCCGCGACGGCGGGGTATTGCGAAACCAATTATTGGAACAAGACCGAAACCGAAGCCCGCCTTGCGTATACGGGCGGTCCGGAACTGGTCAAATTCGCGTCCGGCGTGGACAGCGTGTTCGCCGGATTCCACCAGATTATGGTTGCAAACACCGGTTCGACGACGGCGACGGGCCTGCGTCTGACGATCCCCGGATACACGCCCATTCTGGTCGGCGGCACGGGCGATTTGGGCGCGGGGCAGGTCTGGACCGTGGTAGTGGACGACTCCGTGCCGTTGGGCGGTATTGCGTTGTCGGATCCGGTCGCGATTACGGGCCAACCGGCGGGCGCCAACCTCTACACGGGCGAATCGCACACGATGCAGGTGCAGATTGCGCACGGAACGGGCACGATTCTGTATCAATGGCGGCGGTACGGGATGGACATCCCAGACGCCACGACCCAATCCTATTCGATTGTCAACGCGCAACTGGCGGACGCGGGCGAATATACCTGTGCGGTGACGGACGACACGCACACCGTGGTAAGCGAGGCGGCGACGGTCCTTGTCGCGGAACCGCTCACGATTGCGGTGCATCCTCAGAGTCAAAACGCCTATGTGGGCGATGTGCTCGTGCTTACCGTGATTCCGCAGGGCGGGCTGGGGACGCTGTCGTACCGATGGTTCAAGAACAACGTCGAAATGTCCGGATGGGTGGGCAATTTCGTGCGATTCGATCCGCTGACCCAGCCGACACCGGAAGGTATGCCCGACTGGTTCAGTTGCATCGTGTCGGATTTGCGTACTGCGCGGCAATCCAACGTGGCGTACGTCAACGTGGGCAATGCAATCACCTTCACCAGCCAGCCTCTCGACGGTTTCCATTATACCGGCGCGTCGCACACCTTCTCCGTGACGGCCATCGGCGGCGGGGGCGGATCGCTTTCCTACCAGTGGATGAAAGACGGCGAACCCATTCCCGATGCGACCGTGGCCTTGTACGAGATGAACAATTTACAACCGGACGATGCCGGCTATTACCTGTGTGTGGTCAGGGACGCATGGGACACGCCCAAGGCGTCGAATCCAGCCGAACTTGGCGTGGGCGATCCGCTCCAAATTACCCAACAACCGCAGGGCAAGGACGCCTATACCGGCCAATCCCACACGCTGTCCGTCGTGGTGGAAAACGGCGTGGGATCCGTCACCTTCCAGTGGCGGAAAAACGGCGGAGACATTTCCGGCGCTACGGACGCCACCTTGACGTTGTCCCCGCTCGCGCCGGGCGATTCCGGCACGTACACCTGCCTCGTGAGGGATCAGATAGATTCGCTTCTGACAGCGGACGCGGTGGTGCGCGTCGCGGATGCCATCCAGATTGTCTCGCATCCCGCCGGCGGCACGCATGCGCCGGGCGCGTCGCATTCCTTTGTCGTGACGGCCACCGGCGGTTACGGTGCGCTGCATTACCAATGGCGGAAGGACGGCGCGGACCTTTTGGACGCGACGACATCCACGCTTGCCCTGACGGATCTCGCTCCGGGGGACACGGGCGCGTATCGGTGCGCGATCAGCGACGATTTTCTCCTGGAGCCCATATTGAGCGATGTCGCGACCTTGTGGGTTGGATCGCCTCTGGGCATCACGCAGCAGCCCCAAAGCGGGCATGTGTATGCGGGCGGATCGTATTCCATGTCCGTGACGGTTTCGGGCGGTTACGGGCCGGTCGCCTACCAATGGATCCATGACGAAGCGGACGTGGCCAACGCCACCACGGCCACGTTGAGTTTTCCGTCGGCGGCCCTTGGCGACGCGGGCATGTATGTATGCCGGGTGACGGATGCGCAGGGCAGCATCGAGTCGTTGCCCGCGACGCTGGAGGTGGCAAATCCACTGGTGATTACCGGACATCCCGAAGGCGCCATCCTGCCCGCCGGCCAGCCTTATACGCTTACGGTCTCCGCGGACGGCGGATTTGCGCCGTTGGGCTACCTATGGTCCCGCAACGGTTCGCCCTTGTCCGGCGCGACGGGGGCCTCCTATGCGATTGCCTCGATGAACCCGCAGCACATCGGCACGTACCGCTGCGCCGTAACGGACGCCAAGGGAACCGGCGTGGAATCGGACGGGGCCTTTGTCGGCATGGAAAACATGCTCACGATCGTGTCGCAGCCGCAAAGCGTTACCCGGCATGAAGGCGAATCCTGCGCGTTTGAAGTCGCCGTCGCGGGCGCCACGGGCACGGTCGAATACCACTGGCTGAAAGACAATCAACCTGCGCCGGGCAACGGCACGGCAAGCCGATATGAGATTGCCTCGGTTACGCCCGCAGACGCCGGCGAGTATGTCTGCGAAGTGTCGGACGAAAGTCCAATGACGCTGACCACCACGCCGGCCACCCTGACCGTCCTCACGGAAACGTTCCCGTTGCCGTTGGCCGGGTTCGCCGGCTTGAGCCTCGCCGCCGCCGCGTGTATCCTTGCGGCGGTACGTAGAATGCGACGGTAA
- the purN gene encoding phosphoribosylglycinamide formyltransferase: MPLGLAVLLSGGGTTLQNIIDHIERGELDAKIHCVVASRRDAYGLVRARNHNIPHTAIVRGDFPDAAAFRAATWAEIRRYPVDLVALAGYMCLLDVPPDFANRIINVHPALIPAFCGKGMYGHHVHEAVIAYGAKISGATVHIVDTEYDHGPIIIQEAVPVFDDDTPDSLAERVQAKEREIYPRAIQWFAEGRVRVEGRRVKIA, translated from the coding sequence ATGCCATTGGGATTGGCCGTGCTGTTGTCGGGCGGCGGAACGACGCTGCAAAACATTATTGACCACATCGAACGGGGCGAACTCGACGCCAAGATCCATTGCGTCGTCGCGTCGCGTCGCGATGCCTACGGCCTGGTCCGCGCGCGCAATCACAACATCCCGCATACGGCCATCGTGCGCGGGGATTTCCCCGACGCGGCAGCGTTTCGCGCGGCAACGTGGGCGGAGATCCGGCGCTATCCCGTGGACCTTGTCGCGCTGGCGGGATACATGTGTTTGCTCGATGTTCCGCCGGACTTCGCCAACCGGATTATCAACGTCCATCCGGCGCTGATCCCCGCGTTTTGCGGCAAGGGGATGTACGGCCACCATGTTCATGAGGCCGTCATCGCCTATGGCGCAAAAATTTCCGGCGCGACGGTCCATATCGTGGACACGGAGTACGACCACGGTCCCATCATCATCCAGGAGGCCGTGCCTGTGTTCGACGACGACACGCCCGACTCCCTTGCCGAGCGCGTCCAAGCGAAAGAGCGCGAGATCTACCCGCGCGCCATCCAATGGTTCGCCGAAGGCCGCGTCCGGGTCGAGGGACGCCGCGTGAAGATCGCCTGA
- a CDS encoding HDOD domain-containing protein encodes MVRLSYDAVFERIGALTELVTLAGSVAQIMRITRDPKGTAAKLAAAISRDPALAMKLLRTVNSPFYGLRRTIETIEDAVVVLGFGEVERLSLAISVMKHFSARTIRGQAINQLFLHSLVCGIAAETLVECYQLRGIEADDIFTAALLHDVGKAIIWQALPEAAREIMTIMDDRHLSQFHAEQEVLGGANHCLVGAWASGEWNLPTSIVHSIQMHHTPLEAKDDASLLKVIHIANAVCYHVGFPATKTKKTPPATAYESCAFLHGNAAFMQAFRNRYEAKRALFDSLAQA; translated from the coding sequence ATGGTCAGGCTGAGTTACGACGCAGTGTTTGAACGCATCGGGGCGTTGACGGAACTGGTGACATTGGCCGGTTCGGTGGCGCAGATCATGCGCATCACGCGCGATCCCAAGGGAACGGCCGCCAAACTCGCCGCCGCGATTTCGCGCGACCCCGCGCTGGCCATGAAACTCCTGCGCACCGTCAACTCGCCGTTTTACGGTCTCCGCCGGACCATCGAAACCATCGAGGACGCCGTCGTGGTGCTGGGATTCGGAGAAGTCGAACGGCTCAGCCTCGCCATTTCCGTCATGAAACATTTCAGCGCGCGCACCATTCGCGGCCAGGCCATCAACCAACTGTTTCTCCATAGCCTCGTGTGCGGCATTGCGGCGGAGACGCTCGTCGAATGCTACCAATTGCGTGGCATCGAGGCGGACGATATCTTTACGGCGGCGCTGCTGCACGACGTCGGCAAGGCCATCATCTGGCAAGCCCTGCCCGAAGCCGCGCGCGAGATCATGACCATCATGGACGACCGGCATCTCAGCCAGTTCCATGCCGAACAGGAAGTGCTTGGAGGCGCCAACCATTGCCTCGTCGGCGCGTGGGCCTCCGGCGAATGGAATCTCCCCACGTCCATCGTGCACAGCATCCAGATGCACCACACCCCCCTCGAAGCCAAGGACGACGCATCCCTGCTCAAAGTGATTCACATCGCCAATGCCGTGTGTTATCACGTCGGTTTTCCCGCCACGAAAACCAAAAAAACGCCGCCCGCCACGGCCTACGAGTCCTGTGCGTTCCTGCACGGCAACGCGGCATTCATGCAGGCGTTCAGAAACCGTTATGAAGCCAAGCGCGCCCTTTTCGACAGTCTCGCGCAAGCGTGA